GAGCAGATCCGGCGCTACAATGCCCTGCGGCGCACCACGCGGGAGCTGTATGCCTTGAATGCAGGGGAAACACCCCTGGCCTTTGGTCGCGAGTTGGCGGTGATCACCGATTCGGCCGGCTTTGACATCGATCTTCCCGGCCGGCTTGCCGAGATGGCCAGGGCCGCGGAGGTGCTTCGCGCCCGGGCTCTGGATGACGCGTTTGTGCGCGACATGCGCGCAAGGCCGCGCATCCTGCTGACCGGATGCCCCAACACCAACAAAAAAGTGCTCCATCTCCTCGAAGATGCCGGGGGCGTGGTGGTTGCCATGGAGAACTGCGGCGGGCTCAAGACGGCCGGGCTGCAGGTGGACGAACGGGACGACCCCTTGCGCGCCCTGGCGCGCAGCTCCCTGGCCGTGGCCTGCCCGTGCATGACGCCCAATGCCGCACGGCTTGACCTGCTGGGGCAACTCATCGACGCCTTTGCCATCGACGGCGTGGTGGAACTGATCTGGCAGGCCTGCCACACCTACAACATTGAGGCCTTCAGCGTCCGGCGGCATGTCATGCAGACGAAGGGCGTCTCGTATCTGCAAATCGAGACGGACTATTCCGAAAGCGATGTGGAACAACTCCGGGTGCGGGTCGAAGCCTTTCTTGAAATGCTGCGCTGAATGGGCGCTGCGTTGCACTCTCAACCAGTTTGGAGGATGTGCAT
This sequence is a window from Megalodesulfovibrio gigas DSM 1382 = ATCC 19364. Protein-coding genes within it:
- a CDS encoding double-cubane-cluster-containing anaerobic reductase, which translates into the protein MERFDAAYLEQRVERNLAAAAAFKEGGGKVGAVYCAFMPKELIAAAGALPVSLCAGSERPIAAAEQSLPRNLCPLIKSSFGFAITDQCPYFHDTDFILADATCDGKKKMFELLAEIKPLQVMLLPQSASNPEALDQWHAELHKAKASVELLTGNIVTDEALREQIRRYNALRRTTRELYALNAGETPLAFGRELAVITDSAGFDIDLPGRLAEMARAAEVLRARALDDAFVRDMRARPRILLTGCPNTNKKVLHLLEDAGGVVVAMENCGGLKTAGLQVDERDDPLRALARSSLAVACPCMTPNAARLDLLGQLIDAFAIDGVVELIWQACHTYNIEAFSVRRHVMQTKGVSYLQIETDYSESDVEQLRVRVEAFLEMLR